A window of the Candidatus Marinimicrobia bacterium CG08_land_8_20_14_0_20_45_22 genome harbors these coding sequences:
- the gcvH gene encoding glycine cleavage system protein H, which produces MNVPSDLLFTKDHEWALISGDEAKVGITEYAQHELGDIVYIELPVVGDPVSKGDSIGTIEAVKTVADIYSPLSGEIIEINEALKDAAELVNKDPYGEGWIARIKISDPSETKSMLTSEEYSKLIG; this is translated from the coding sequence ATGAATGTGCCGTCAGATTTATTATTTACAAAAGACCATGAATGGGCGCTAATCTCTGGCGATGAGGCAAAAGTCGGAATCACAGAATATGCGCAACATGAGTTAGGAGATATTGTCTATATTGAATTACCCGTTGTCGGAGATCCGGTTTCCAAAGGCGATTCAATCGGAACTATCGAAGCCGTCAAAACCGTTGCCGATATTTATTCGCCGCTTTCCGGTGAGATCATCGAAATCAACGAAGCCTTGAAAGATGCCGCAGAACTGGTCAATAAAGATCCCTACGGCGAAGGCTGGATTGCTCGGATTAAAATTTCCGATCCGTCTGAAACAAAAAGCATGTTGACATCCGAAGAATATTCAAAACTGATCGGTTGA
- the accC gene encoding acetyl-CoA carboxylase biotin carboxylase subunit gives MIKKVLIANRGEIALRIIRACKELNIPTVAVYSTADALSLHVRFADEAVCIGPADSKNSYLKTSQIISASELTNADAIHPGYGFLSENADFAQICEDNEITFIGPKSSVIRMMGNKAVARKTVKRAGVPIIPGSDDVVTNFADLHKIVQNIGYPVILKAAAGGGGRGMRIVRADTDLENAFLTAQEESRIAFGSPDLYVEKLIENARHIEVQIIGDNFGEVAYLGERECSIQRRHQKLIEESPSPAMTPELREKIGKYAVKIANAVGYSSAGTIEFLMSSDRKFYFMEMNTRIQVEHPVTEMVTGIDLLKEQILLADNNKLPKWLKKFKLRGHAIECRINAEDPRRNFLPTPGVITAFHASGGPGIRVDTHVYAGYKIPFNYDSLLAKLIVHGKNREESLARMERALEEMIIEGVSTTVPFHQAILRDKSFREGKFTTGFLDTFHY, from the coding sequence TTGATTAAAAAAGTCCTGATAGCGAACAGAGGCGAAATTGCACTTCGGATCATCCGCGCATGCAAGGAATTGAATATCCCGACGGTTGCCGTTTATTCGACAGCCGACGCGCTTTCTCTGCATGTACGGTTTGCAGACGAAGCGGTCTGCATCGGTCCCGCTGATAGTAAAAACAGTTATCTTAAAACTTCGCAGATCATCAGCGCTTCGGAATTGACCAATGCGGACGCGATTCATCCGGGGTATGGATTTCTGTCAGAGAACGCCGACTTTGCGCAGATATGCGAAGATAACGAGATTACTTTCATCGGGCCGAAATCGAGCGTCATTCGCATGATGGGCAATAAAGCAGTTGCCAGAAAAACCGTCAAGCGCGCTGGTGTGCCGATCATCCCGGGAAGCGACGATGTCGTGACGAACTTTGCCGATCTCCATAAAATTGTTCAAAACATCGGATATCCGGTAATCTTAAAAGCGGCCGCAGGCGGTGGCGGAAGAGGTATGCGGATTGTTCGAGCCGACACCGATCTGGAAAATGCTTTTCTCACGGCACAGGAAGAATCGCGGATTGCATTCGGTAGTCCGGATTTATATGTTGAAAAACTCATTGAGAACGCACGGCACATCGAGGTACAGATTATCGGCGATAATTTTGGTGAAGTCGCTTATCTGGGCGAGCGCGAATGCTCCATTCAGCGGCGTCATCAGAAATTGATCGAGGAATCTCCATCGCCTGCCATGACGCCCGAACTTCGTGAAAAAATCGGGAAGTACGCTGTGAAAATTGCCAATGCGGTTGGTTATTCCAGCGCCGGAACGATCGAATTTCTCATGAGTAGCGATCGTAAATTCTATTTTATGGAAATGAACACGCGGATTCAGGTTGAGCATCCAGTGACGGAAATGGTAACCGGCATCGATTTGCTGAAAGAACAAATCCTGTTGGCTGACAATAATAAATTGCCGAAATGGCTGAAAAAATTCAAACTCCGCGGGCACGCGATTGAATGCCGAATAAACGCCGAAGACCCGCGCCGTAATTTCTTGCCAACACCTGGAGTAATTACCGCGTTTCATGCGTCTGGCGGCCCGGGGATTCGCGTCGATACGCACGTCTATGCCGGATATAAAATTCCTTTCAACTATGATTCGCTATTGGCTAAATTAATTGTGCATGGTAAGAATCGCGAGGAGTCGCTAGCCAGAATGGAACGCGCATTGGAAGAAATGATTATTGAAGGAGTTTCAACAACCGTTCCTTTTCATCAGGCAATCCTGCGCGATAAGTCGTTCCGGGAAGGTAAATTTACCACCGGTTTTCTCGATACTTTCCATTATTAA
- the efp gene encoding elongation factor P, which produces MATTADIKNGIVINSEGNLLKVVEFQHIKLGRGGARVWTKFKNVKTGLVVENTYRSGEKIDIVRLESRDMQYLYRDGSNYILMDVETFEQYPFHEDLFEKAAKFIKENEIIHVLYHDETPVDVEIPLFVNLKVIGTEPGLKGDTVTGATKVATLETGAKVAVPLFLNEGDTIRIDTRTGGYVERVK; this is translated from the coding sequence TTGGCTACTACAGCAGATATTAAAAATGGAATCGTCATTAATTCAGAAGGGAATTTATTAAAAGTTGTTGAGTTTCAGCATATCAAGTTGGGGCGTGGCGGCGCGCGTGTTTGGACAAAATTCAAAAATGTCAAAACAGGTTTGGTCGTTGAAAATACCTATCGTTCGGGAGAGAAGATCGATATTGTTCGTTTAGAATCCAGAGACATGCAATATTTGTATCGTGACGGATCGAACTACATTTTGATGGATGTTGAAACCTTCGAGCAATATCCTTTTCATGAAGACCTGTTCGAGAAAGCGGCTAAATTCATCAAAGAAAATGAGATTATCCATGTCTTGTACCACGATGAAACACCGGTCGATGTCGAAATTCCGCTATTTGTCAATTTAAAAGTGATCGGAACAGAGCCAGGGCTGAAAGGTGACACTGTCACCGGGGCGACGAAGGTTGCCACGCTGGAAACGGGCGCAAAGGTTGCTGTCCCGCTCTTTCTGAATGAAGGCGATACAATTCGAATCGACACCCGAACCGGAGGTTATGTTGAACGCGTCAAATAA
- the accB gene encoding acetyl-CoA carboxylase, biotin carboxyl carrier protein, translating to MKTSKIFEMIKILETYDLDEIEYSKWNSKIRLVKGKSGHPLQEFNPSTVRNFQKPKQSTYVDYTPPFESQSAVTEEINEKGIEVKSPIVGTFYSAPATGAEPYVKVGDMIKVGQPLCIIEAMKIMNVIEAEVSGKIEKILVENGKPVEYNQTLFVIEKS from the coding sequence ATGAAAACATCTAAAATATTTGAGATGATCAAAATTCTCGAAACCTACGATCTCGATGAGATCGAATATTCCAAATGGAATTCCAAAATCCGGCTTGTCAAAGGCAAATCTGGTCATCCGCTTCAAGAATTTAATCCTTCCACCGTTCGGAATTTTCAGAAACCGAAACAATCGACTTACGTCGATTATACGCCTCCGTTTGAATCTCAATCTGCCGTGACGGAAGAGATCAACGAAAAAGGCATTGAAGTCAAATCGCCGATTGTTGGGACTTTTTACAGCGCACCGGCTACGGGAGCAGAACCGTATGTCAAGGTCGGCGACATGATCAAGGTTGGACAACCGCTTTGTATTATTGAAGCGATGAAAATCATGAACGTGATTGAGGCAGAAGTTTCCGGTAAAATCGAAAAAATACTTGTCGAAAATGGTAAGCCGGTCGAATATAATCAGACGCTTTTCGTCATCGAAAAATCATAA